One stretch of Niallia sp. XMNu-256 DNA includes these proteins:
- a CDS encoding (2Fe-2S)-binding protein, which yields MSDALSVSTILVVNGEEKRVIFRYADILLDVLRYQLGLTGAKPGCLNGDCGACTVNINGVSQKSCLTLAVEAIGKDILTIEGLNDPIQGAFVDQFAFQCGYCTPGFIMNCHSLLEHRKDPSNHEIKKWLESNICRCTGYLEIEEAVKSALHLSKKHK from the coding sequence ATGTCTGACGCTTTGAGTGTAAGTACAATCCTAGTGGTCAATGGGGAAGAAAAGAGAGTAATTTTCCGTTATGCTGATATTCTATTAGATGTTTTGCGTTATCAATTAGGTCTTACAGGTGCCAAGCCTGGTTGTCTAAATGGAGATTGCGGTGCATGTACGGTAAACATCAATGGTGTCTCACAAAAGTCTTGTTTGACCTTAGCTGTTGAGGCCATCGGCAAGGACATCCTTACAATTGAGGGACTAAATGATCCTATTCAAGGGGCCTTTGTTGATCAATTTGCTTTTCAATGTGGATATTGTACGCCAGGGTTTATTATGAATTGCCATTCCTTATTGGAGCATCGTAAAGATCCTTCTAACCATGAAATTAAGAAATGGCTGGAGTCTAACATTTGCCGCTGTACGGGATATTTGGAAATTGAGGAGGCGGTTAAATCAGCGCTCCATTTATCAAAAAAACATAAATAA
- a CDS encoding spore germination protein has product MPSVVINLHYLKINSISGNGSITIGEASYNSPTAYNKSQGMNASYGDTSPTEAFMENLLNDPDVNDQTNIGNADNAYMSTPVPPPPPIPPTY; this is encoded by the coding sequence ATGCCGTCAGTTGTCATTAATTTACATTACTTAAAGATCAATAGTATTTCAGGTAATGGTTCCATCACAATTGGTGAAGCATCTTACAATAGTCCAACAGCTTATAACAAATCCCAAGGAATGAATGCTTCTTACGGAGATACATCACCAACCGAAGCCTTCATGGAGAATTTATTAAATGATCCTGATGTGAACGATCAAACAAATATTGGAAATGCCGATAACGCTTATATGAGTACACCTGTGCCACCCCCACCGCCAATACCACCAACTTATTAA
- a CDS encoding spore germination protein, whose translation MPYQINIFNIKVNGANQNGNIDIGPTVHNSHTANSKYVGANFSLGDFSPPSAIWGSGNLDTDISDQDQIGNPSMPIANQL comes from the coding sequence ATGCCATATCAAATAAATATTTTTAATATAAAGGTCAATGGAGCTAATCAGAACGGAAATATAGATATAGGACCTACTGTCCATAACAGTCACACAGCTAATAGTAAGTATGTGGGTGCTAATTTTTCTTTAGGAGATTTTTCACCACCATCGGCTATTTGGGGCTCGGGAAACTTGGATACAGATATTAGTGACCAAGATCAAATCGGTAACCCATCTATGCCAATTGCCAACCAGCTATAA
- a CDS encoding Hsp20/alpha crystallin family protein → MDIEKMRKWLEITNEYKKTDFWTRVLQERYPNENIKEDKYQPKCDMYQNESYNFIIIEIPGVTRENLSLSLISNTQLKINGKCQPIFLLEKEIRRERVYGDFQRIIDLPEPTKPELMHIQIDNGLLLVSYPRQTVEPIKLI, encoded by the coding sequence ATGGATATAGAAAAAATGAGAAAGTGGTTGGAAATTACAAATGAATACAAAAAAACAGACTTTTGGACTCGAGTACTCCAAGAAAGATATCCTAATGAAAACATCAAGGAAGATAAGTACCAACCCAAATGTGATATGTATCAAAATGAAAGTTATAACTTTATTATTATTGAAATACCGGGTGTGACTCGTGAAAATCTTTCCTTAAGCTTAATTTCAAATACACAGCTAAAAATTAACGGAAAATGTCAGCCTATTTTCCTGCTAGAAAAGGAAATTAGAAGAGAAAGAGTGTATGGAGACTTCCAGCGAATCATTGATCTTCCTGAACCGACAAAGCCTGAACTGATGCATATTCAAATCGATAACGGGTTACTACTGGTTTCGTATCCTAGACAAACTGTAGAACCAATAAAATTAATTTAA
- a CDS encoding YajQ family cyclic di-GMP-binding protein — protein sequence MAAKESSFDIVSNVDFSEVTNAIQIAMKEIQTRYDFKGSKSDISLDKEELVLVSDDEYKLDQVKDVLFSKLIKRGVPVKNLDYGKVEKASGGTVRQRAKLVQGIDKENAKKINTLIKNSGLKVKSQLQDDQIRVTAKSRDDLQKIIQAVKEADLTVDVQFVNYR from the coding sequence ATGGCGGCAAAAGAAAGTTCATTTGATATTGTATCAAACGTTGATTTTTCAGAAGTAACGAATGCAATTCAAATTGCAATGAAAGAAATTCAAACACGTTATGATTTTAAAGGCAGTAAAAGTGACATTTCACTTGATAAAGAAGAACTTGTGCTTGTTTCAGATGATGAGTACAAATTAGATCAAGTAAAAGACGTGTTATTTAGCAAACTCATCAAACGTGGAGTGCCTGTTAAAAACCTTGATTATGGCAAAGTTGAAAAAGCTAGTGGCGGTACGGTTCGACAAAGGGCTAAGCTTGTCCAAGGAATCGATAAAGAGAACGCTAAAAAAATTAACACCCTTATTAAAAACAGCGGACTAAAAGTGAAAAGCCAATTACAAGATGATCAAATCCGTGTAACAGCAAAAAGCCGTGATGACTTACAAAAAATCATCCAAGCAGTGAAAGAAGCAGATTTGACTGTCGATGTGCAATTTGTTAATTATCGCTAA
- a CDS encoding S1-like domain-containing RNA-binding protein: MAIQDHIGQVITLKVTRQTEFGYFLTDGTEDILLHNNEVHRELESEEDVEVFLYTDSQGRIAATTTIPKVTVGTYDWATVTDMKQGLGVFLDIGIQKDMLLGKEDLPVHKSVWPDIGDMLFITLRVNKNNRIYVKTATDPIIEEHSVKATREIFNKSVHGFIYRTAKVGSWIYTVEGYKGFIHESQRDVEPRLGEKVEGRVIDVKEDGTINVSLLPRKHEALDKDAEEILSILQARGAMPYWDKSMPEDIQERFNMSKAAFKRALGRLMKEGMIYQEEGWTYLKKENAE; encoded by the coding sequence GTGGCAATACAAGATCATATTGGTCAAGTGATTACCTTAAAAGTAACCAGACAAACGGAGTTCGGTTACTTTTTAACGGATGGAACAGAAGATATTCTTTTACATAATAATGAAGTGCATCGCGAATTAGAAAGTGAAGAAGATGTGGAAGTCTTTTTATATACAGATTCACAGGGAAGAATTGCAGCGACAACAACGATACCGAAAGTAACAGTAGGAACTTATGATTGGGCAACTGTTACTGATATGAAACAAGGGCTAGGTGTATTTTTGGATATTGGTATTCAAAAAGATATGCTTCTGGGGAAAGAGGATCTTCCCGTTCATAAAAGTGTTTGGCCTGATATAGGGGATATGCTGTTTATTACTTTACGGGTAAATAAAAATAATCGAATCTATGTTAAAACAGCGACTGATCCAATTATTGAGGAACATTCGGTCAAGGCCACAAGGGAGATTTTTAACAAATCGGTTCATGGTTTTATTTATCGAACAGCTAAAGTGGGTTCATGGATTTATACTGTAGAAGGCTATAAAGGCTTTATCCATGAGTCACAGCGAGATGTAGAACCTCGTCTTGGTGAAAAGGTAGAAGGCAGGGTCATTGATGTGAAGGAAGATGGCACGATAAATGTGTCTTTACTACCTAGAAAGCACGAGGCACTGGATAAGGATGCGGAAGAAATCTTGTCCATTCTTCAAGCAAGAGGTGCGATGCCATACTGGGATAAAAGTATGCCTGAAGACATCCAAGAGCGGTTCAATATGAGTAAAGCTGCATTTAAAAGGGCGTTAGGAAGATTAATGAAAGAGGGAATGATCTATCAAGAAGAAGGATGGACATATTTAAAAAAAGAAAATGCGGAATAA